One stretch of Akkermansia massiliensis DNA includes these proteins:
- a CDS encoding sensor histidine kinase, with product MFSETHSDSQRADRILASIRREESRPGRGLLKIFFGMAPGVGKTYAMLEAAIQAAGKGVQVMIGVAESHGREDTMRLIGRLPRLPMKKMAYRGVQMEEFDLEEALRVKPQLILVDELAHTNVPGMRHRKRYQDVEDLLAAGIDVYTTLNVQHLESRSDTVHDITAAPVQETVPDSVLAEADCIQLVDITPEQLRTRLQEGKVYSAPQASAALNHFFKESNLTALRELALRIMAEKVDHELTEVRTISGDRSIWRSGERLMVAVGPSPFSARLVRWTRRMAYALNAPWIALSVDTGVPLSPEQQQRLDANLELARRLGAEVIVMPGSDLAETLLRMAFLRNVSQIVVGKPQEAYLWGLVRPMSLVDKLVKGSDQIDIYVVPAAPGPVRNRWKSWHRETEKYGRDYWLAAGVTAAVTGIGLLISAFTGYFAPGFLYLAGVVGLGFFIRSRWAMLMAAALSALLWNLLFIPPVMTFKIERLEDALMCLFFFLVALSTGRLTSRLRVREQEEREREKKTNALFLYSRAIGSASDVPSLISVAAGQISQIMGVRLAVMTPEGSGRRLKLWESGGAFSMDDKEWSVAAWCLEHRRPAGRFTDTLPVAEGFYLPMMSGERCMGVLGVRPEEGERLTAGQKDLLESMGAQLAMALEREELRAERARTRLMEESGKLHRSLLDSVSHEFKTPLAVIEGGCEKLAGRAASAPEEREEYGEILLAARRLRRLVKNLLDVSRLESGALKPKLDWCDLGDVIEGALAATREARRDHPVSVALPPDYPLVKADFSLMEQVLVNLLLNACVHTPAGTPITLKGGADPVRGQVWLDVHDLGPGIPPERAETIFERFRTTRPGGLGLGLSIVRGFMEAQRGAVTLVAVPAGTCFRLVLPLVEHDHVPEE from the coding sequence ATGTTTTCAGAAACGCATTCGGACAGCCAGCGGGCAGACAGGATTCTGGCCTCCATCCGGAGGGAGGAATCCCGCCCCGGCCGCGGCCTGCTGAAAATCTTCTTCGGCATGGCGCCGGGAGTGGGCAAGACGTACGCCATGCTGGAGGCCGCCATCCAGGCGGCGGGCAAGGGCGTGCAGGTCATGATCGGCGTGGCGGAATCCCATGGCCGGGAGGATACGATGCGCCTTATCGGCAGGCTGCCGCGCCTTCCCATGAAGAAAATGGCTTACCGGGGCGTGCAGATGGAGGAGTTCGACCTGGAGGAGGCGCTGCGCGTGAAGCCCCAGCTCATTCTGGTGGACGAGCTGGCGCATACGAACGTTCCCGGAATGCGTCACAGGAAGCGCTACCAGGATGTGGAGGATTTGCTGGCCGCAGGGATAGACGTTTACACCACGCTGAACGTGCAGCATCTGGAAAGCCGTTCCGATACCGTTCATGACATTACCGCCGCTCCCGTACAGGAAACCGTGCCGGATTCCGTGCTGGCGGAGGCGGACTGCATCCAGTTGGTGGACATCACGCCGGAGCAGTTGCGGACGCGTCTTCAGGAAGGGAAGGTATACAGCGCTCCCCAGGCTTCCGCCGCGCTGAACCATTTTTTCAAGGAGTCCAACCTTACGGCCCTCCGGGAACTGGCCCTGCGCATCATGGCGGAGAAGGTGGACCATGAGCTGACGGAGGTGCGCACCATCTCCGGGGACCGCTCCATCTGGCGCAGCGGGGAACGGCTGATGGTAGCCGTGGGGCCCAGCCCGTTTTCCGCCCGGCTGGTGCGCTGGACGCGGCGCATGGCTTACGCCCTGAACGCTCCGTGGATTGCCCTTTCCGTGGATACGGGCGTGCCGCTGTCCCCCGAACAGCAGCAGCGGCTGGACGCCAACCTGGAGCTGGCGCGGCGGCTGGGTGCGGAAGTGATCGTGATGCCCGGTTCCGACCTGGCGGAGACGCTGCTCCGCATGGCCTTTTTGAGAAATGTCAGCCAGATTGTGGTGGGCAAGCCGCAGGAGGCTTACCTGTGGGGGCTGGTGCGGCCCATGTCCCTGGTGGACAAACTGGTAAAGGGGAGCGACCAGATTGACATTTACGTAGTTCCCGCCGCTCCCGGTCCGGTCCGGAACCGGTGGAAGAGCTGGCACCGGGAAACGGAAAAATATGGCCGGGACTACTGGCTGGCCGCAGGCGTGACGGCGGCCGTTACGGGAATCGGCCTGTTGATTTCCGCGTTTACCGGTTATTTCGCTCCCGGCTTCCTGTATCTGGCGGGAGTAGTGGGCCTGGGCTTTTTCATCCGTTCCCGCTGGGCCATGCTGATGGCCGCTGCGCTGAGCGCCCTGCTGTGGAACCTGCTGTTCATTCCCCCGGTGATGACGTTCAAGATAGAACGGCTGGAGGATGCCCTGATGTGCCTTTTCTTCTTTCTGGTGGCTCTCTCCACGGGGCGGCTCACTTCCCGCCTGAGGGTCCGCGAGCAGGAGGAGCGGGAACGGGAAAAAAAGACGAATGCCCTGTTCCTGTATTCGCGGGCCATTGGGTCCGCCTCGGACGTGCCTTCCCTGATTTCCGTCGCCGCAGGGCAGATCAGCCAGATCATGGGGGTGCGCCTGGCGGTCATGACGCCGGAAGGCAGCGGCCGCAGGCTGAAGCTTTGGGAATCCGGGGGGGCTTTTTCCATGGATGACAAGGAATGGAGCGTGGCTGCCTGGTGCCTGGAGCACCGCCGGCCCGCAGGCAGGTTTACGGATACGCTCCCGGTGGCGGAAGGGTTTTACCTCCCCATGATGTCCGGGGAACGCTGCATGGGCGTGCTGGGCGTGAGGCCGGAGGAAGGGGAGCGCCTTACGGCAGGGCAGAAGGATTTGCTGGAAAGCATGGGCGCGCAGCTGGCCATGGCGCTGGAACGTGAAGAACTGCGGGCGGAACGGGCGCGTACGCGGCTCATGGAGGAATCCGGAAAACTGCACCGCTCCCTGCTGGACAGCGTTTCCCATGAGTTCAAGACGCCTCTGGCCGTGATTGAGGGCGGCTGTGAGAAGCTGGCCGGGCGCGCCGCGTCCGCGCCGGAGGAACGGGAGGAGTATGGGGAAATCCTGCTGGCCGCACGCCGCCTGCGCCGCCTGGTGAAAAATTTGCTGGACGTGAGCCGCCTGGAATCCGGCGCTCTGAAGCCCAAACTGGACTGGTGCGACCTGGGGGATGTGATTGAAGGGGCTCTGGCCGCCACCAGGGAGGCGCGCCGGGACCATCCCGTGTCTGTCGCCCTGCCGCCGGATTATCCGCTGGTGAAGGCGGATTTCTCCCTGATGGAGCAGGTGCTGGTCAATCTGCTGCTGAATGCCTGCGTGCATACTCCTGCGGGAACCCCCATTACGCTGAAGGGCGGCGCCGATCCCGTGCGCGGCCAGGTCTGGCTGGATGTCCATGACCTGGGGCCGGGCATTCCCCCCGAACGGGCGGAAACCATTTTTGAGCGTTTCCGGACGACGCGGCCCGGCGGCCTGGGCCTGGGGCTTTCCATCGTGCGCGGTTTCATGGAGGCGCAGCGGGGAGCCGTTACCCTGGTTGCCGTTCCCGCCGGAACCTGTTTCCGTCTTGTCCTTCCCCTGGTGGAGCATGATCATGTTCCTGAAGAATAA
- the kdpB gene encoding potassium-transporting ATPase subunit KdpB, producing MKEEKKNQSWCNGAMLKTAFRDALRKFDPRALSKNFVIFVTAIGALVATVVLIRDAAAGQPFGFTLQVTLWLWFTVLFANFAEALAEGRGKAQADALKKMRVYVNARLLTDKGTEEIVSVSELRKGQKVLCEAGDIIPLDGEVIEGIASVDESAITGESAPVIRESGGDRSAVTGGTRVISDGIVIRITAEPGNTFLDRMIAMVEGASRQKTPNEIALGILLVALTIVFIAVVLSLPAMAGYIEDSARALGFRADGHISLPVLVSLLVCLIPTTIGGLLSAIGISGIDRLVRRNVLATSGRAVEAAGDIDVLMLDKTGTITFGNRMANEFLPAPGVEDQQLAEAAQLASLSDETPEGRSIVVLAKKQFGIRGRHMDADHITFVPFSASTRMSGVDIAAHGGQPAVSIRKGAAESVAQWVKDQGGAFPQEVEMTVQNVARAGGTPLVVARGRDVLGVIYLKDIVKGGIKERFARLRAMGIRTVMVTGDNALTAASIAAEAGVDDFIAEATPEMKLARIREEQAEGHLVAMTGDGTNDAPALAQADVGVAMNTGTQAAREAGNMVDLDSNPTKLIEIVEIGKQMLITRGALTTFSFANDVAKYFAIIPAMFAGLFVADGMARGPLSALNVMGLHSPQSAILSAVIFNALIIVALIPLALKGVSYRPAGAASLLKRNILIYGVGGLIAPFIGIKLIDMAVTALHLV from the coding sequence ATGAAAGAAGAAAAAAAGAATCAATCCTGGTGTAACGGGGCCATGCTGAAAACGGCCTTCCGGGACGCGCTGCGCAAATTTGACCCGCGTGCTTTATCCAAAAACTTCGTGATATTCGTCACGGCCATCGGTGCCCTGGTTGCTACGGTCGTCCTTATCCGGGATGCCGCCGCCGGGCAGCCTTTCGGCTTTACCCTGCAAGTCACACTCTGGCTCTGGTTCACCGTCCTGTTCGCCAACTTTGCGGAAGCATTGGCGGAAGGCCGTGGAAAGGCCCAGGCGGACGCTCTGAAAAAAATGCGCGTCTATGTGAACGCCCGTCTGCTGACGGACAAGGGGACGGAGGAAATAGTCTCCGTTTCCGAGCTGCGCAAGGGGCAAAAAGTGCTGTGCGAGGCCGGGGACATCATTCCTCTTGACGGCGAGGTGATTGAAGGCATCGCCAGCGTGGACGAATCCGCCATTACCGGGGAATCCGCCCCGGTCATCCGTGAAAGCGGGGGAGACCGCAGCGCCGTAACGGGGGGCACCCGCGTGATCAGCGACGGCATCGTCATCCGCATCACGGCGGAACCGGGCAATACCTTCCTGGACCGCATGATCGCCATGGTGGAGGGCGCCAGCCGGCAGAAGACGCCCAATGAAATCGCGCTGGGCATCCTGCTCGTGGCGCTGACCATCGTCTTCATTGCCGTAGTGCTTTCCCTCCCAGCCATGGCCGGATACATTGAAGATTCCGCCCGGGCGCTGGGCTTCAGGGCGGACGGCCATATCTCCCTGCCCGTTCTGGTCTCCCTGCTGGTGTGCCTGATTCCGACGACGATCGGCGGCCTGCTGAGCGCCATCGGCATCAGCGGCATTGACCGGCTGGTGCGCCGGAACGTGCTGGCTACGTCCGGCCGTGCCGTGGAAGCGGCCGGGGACATTGATGTGCTGATGCTGGACAAGACCGGAACCATCACCTTCGGCAACCGCATGGCGAATGAATTCCTGCCTGCGCCCGGCGTGGAGGACCAGCAGCTGGCGGAAGCCGCCCAGCTCGCCTCCCTGTCCGATGAAACGCCGGAAGGGCGTAGCATCGTAGTGCTGGCCAAAAAGCAATTTGGAATCCGGGGCCGCCACATGGACGCGGACCACATCACCTTTGTTCCGTTCTCCGCTTCCACCCGCATGAGCGGCGTGGACATTGCGGCGCACGGCGGCCAGCCGGCCGTTTCCATCCGGAAAGGCGCTGCGGAAAGCGTGGCGCAGTGGGTGAAGGACCAGGGCGGAGCCTTCCCGCAGGAGGTGGAAATGACCGTGCAGAACGTCGCGCGTGCCGGCGGCACGCCGCTGGTGGTGGCACGGGGAAGGGACGTGCTGGGCGTCATTTACCTGAAAGACATCGTCAAGGGCGGCATTAAGGAACGCTTCGCCCGGCTCCGGGCCATGGGCATCCGCACCGTCATGGTGACAGGGGACAATGCCCTGACTGCCGCATCCATTGCGGCGGAGGCCGGAGTGGATGACTTCATTGCGGAAGCCACGCCGGAAATGAAGCTGGCGCGCATCCGTGAAGAACAGGCGGAAGGCCATCTGGTGGCCATGACCGGGGACGGCACCAACGACGCTCCCGCCCTGGCCCAGGCCGATGTGGGCGTGGCGATGAACACCGGCACGCAGGCCGCCCGGGAGGCGGGCAACATGGTAGACCTGGACAGCAACCCGACCAAGCTGATTGAAATCGTGGAAATCGGCAAGCAAATGCTGATCACCCGCGGCGCGCTGACCACCTTCTCCTTCGCCAATGACGTGGCCAAGTACTTCGCCATCATCCCCGCCATGTTTGCGGGCCTCTTTGTGGCTGACGGCATGGCCCGGGGGCCGCTTTCCGCCCTGAACGTGATGGGACTGCACTCCCCGCAGAGCGCCATCCTCAGCGCGGTGATCTTCAACGCCCTCATTATCGTGGCGCTTATTCCACTGGCCTTGAAGGGGGTTTCCTACCGACCGGCGGGAGCAGCCTCCCTGCTGAAGCGCAACATCCTCATTTACGGGGTAGGCGGCCTGATTGCGCCGTTCATCGGCATCAAGCTCATTGACATGGCCGTCACCGCCCTGCACCTCGTCTGA
- the kdpA gene encoding potassium-transporting ATPase subunit KdpA encodes MSSHDLLIIVLFIGILVAFTPLLGKWLANVLQGKRSWLSPVLGPVERCTYRVAGVDPSREMDWKKYLTAVLLFNAAGFLILFLSLLCQKWLPLNPAGTENMRWDIALNTAISFMTNTNWQFYSGEGPEGISYFVQMTGLGVQNFVSAATGIAVMAALIRGLKRKCASTLGNFWADLTRSTLYFLIPISVVVALLLVSQGVVQSFDGPATVPGMDGVEQVIPNGPAASQVAIKQLGTNGGGFFGNNSTHPFENPTPFSNMIEMLSLLLIGCACPYAYGVMIGKKRQGWIIFGAMMLLLVTTIGLSQWAEHTGNPLFPGMEMLEGKEVRLGVTNSSLWSVATTASSNGSVNCMHCSMSPLGGGIALFNMLLGEVIFGGLGCGLYGMLMFAMITVFLCGLMVGRTPEFLGKKIEAREVRWSMVGVLLPGITVLLMSGLAAATEVGRESICNAGPHGLTEILYCFGSQAGNNGSAFAGLAVGDTPFYSVLGGLAMLLARFGAIIPVMIIAGSMVSKKTAPPAQGTMATDNLMFMVLLVAVVLIVGALTFFPALALGPILEHLLLYSGTML; translated from the coding sequence ATGTCCTCACACGACTTGTTAATCATTGTCCTATTCATAGGCATACTGGTCGCCTTCACTCCGTTGCTCGGGAAGTGGCTGGCGAATGTTTTACAGGGAAAGCGGAGCTGGCTTTCCCCGGTTCTTGGTCCCGTGGAGCGCTGCACCTACCGTGTGGCCGGCGTGGACCCCTCCCGCGAAATGGACTGGAAAAAGTATCTGACGGCCGTTCTTCTGTTCAACGCCGCCGGATTCCTCATCCTGTTCCTTTCCCTGCTGTGCCAGAAATGGCTGCCGCTGAATCCCGCCGGCACGGAAAACATGCGGTGGGACATTGCCCTGAATACGGCCATCAGCTTCATGACCAACACGAACTGGCAGTTCTACTCCGGCGAAGGGCCGGAAGGCATCAGCTACTTTGTCCAGATGACCGGGCTGGGCGTGCAGAACTTCGTCAGCGCCGCCACGGGGATTGCCGTCATGGCCGCCCTGATCCGCGGTCTGAAAAGGAAATGCGCCTCCACTCTGGGCAACTTCTGGGCGGACCTGACGCGCAGTACCTTGTACTTTCTGATTCCGATTTCCGTGGTCGTCGCGCTTCTGCTGGTCTCCCAGGGGGTGGTGCAGTCCTTTGACGGACCCGCCACCGTACCGGGCATGGACGGCGTGGAGCAGGTGATTCCCAACGGTCCGGCGGCCTCCCAGGTGGCCATCAAGCAGCTTGGGACGAACGGCGGCGGCTTCTTCGGGAACAACAGCACGCACCCCTTTGAAAACCCCACGCCGTTCAGCAACATGATTGAAATGCTCTCCCTGCTCCTGATCGGCTGCGCCTGCCCGTACGCCTACGGCGTGATGATCGGGAAAAAAAGGCAGGGCTGGATCATCTTCGGCGCCATGATGCTTCTGCTTGTGACGACCATCGGGCTTTCCCAGTGGGCGGAACACACGGGGAACCCGCTGTTCCCCGGCATGGAAATGCTGGAAGGCAAGGAAGTGCGCCTGGGCGTGACGAACAGCTCCCTCTGGTCCGTGGCTACGACGGCCTCCTCCAACGGCTCCGTGAACTGCATGCACTGCAGCATGTCCCCACTGGGCGGCGGCATTGCCCTGTTCAACATGCTGCTGGGTGAAGTGATCTTCGGCGGCCTGGGCTGCGGCCTGTACGGCATGCTGATGTTCGCCATGATCACTGTCTTCCTGTGCGGGCTGATGGTGGGGCGTACTCCCGAATTCCTGGGCAAAAAAATTGAAGCGCGGGAAGTGCGCTGGTCCATGGTGGGCGTTCTGCTGCCCGGCATAACCGTCCTGCTTATGAGCGGACTGGCCGCCGCTACGGAAGTGGGGCGTGAATCCATCTGCAATGCCGGACCCCACGGGCTGACGGAAATCCTGTACTGCTTCGGTTCCCAGGCCGGGAACAACGGGAGCGCCTTTGCCGGCCTGGCTGTGGGGGATACGCCTTTCTATTCCGTGCTGGGCGGCCTGGCGATGCTGCTGGCCCGCTTCGGAGCCATCATTCCGGTGATGATCATTGCGGGCAGCATGGTATCCAAGAAAACCGCGCCTCCGGCCCAGGGCACCATGGCGACGGACAACCTGATGTTCATGGTTCTGCTGGTGGCCGTGGTGCTGATTGTAGGCGCCCTCACCTTCTTCCCGGCCCTGGCCCTGGGGCCCATTCTGGAGCATCTGCTCCTGTATTCGGGAACCATGCTGTAA
- a CDS encoding TonB-dependent receptor produces MKITHTAKNIGAAVLGCAMMAGTACMGGETASPSSPSLANAQEAAIPSTDTDWAFSLSAGWSSKYVTEGLDCLPGSGIWEVAPSISWKDLTLSAWYAGGDSSNYDELDLVLGYAWKLGKWTVNPWYEHQFYFTQDYNVANPALTVSYAVTDWLTVGAETQVKVEHQDFEAYYSAFVQLEWSPVENVTVTPMARYGYNGGYNVDYDDGSNCIDWSLGVTWRFAEHYSLSGSVNYSQAATVLRRRDAGDEFWVGFRLGVEF; encoded by the coding sequence ATGAAGATTACACACACCGCAAAAAACATAGGGGCCGCAGTTCTGGGCTGCGCCATGATGGCAGGAACCGCCTGCATGGGCGGGGAAACGGCCTCTCCCTCCTCTCCCTCCCTGGCCAACGCGCAGGAGGCCGCCATCCCTTCTACGGACACGGACTGGGCTTTCTCCCTTTCCGCGGGCTGGTCCAGCAAATACGTGACGGAAGGGCTGGACTGCCTGCCGGGCAGCGGCATCTGGGAAGTGGCTCCGAGCATCTCCTGGAAAGACCTTACGCTCAGCGCCTGGTACGCCGGGGGGGATTCCTCCAATTATGACGAGCTGGACCTGGTTCTGGGTTACGCCTGGAAGCTGGGGAAGTGGACCGTCAATCCCTGGTATGAGCACCAGTTCTACTTCACGCAGGACTACAACGTAGCCAATCCGGCCCTGACCGTCTCCTATGCCGTGACGGACTGGCTGACCGTGGGGGCGGAAACCCAGGTGAAGGTGGAACACCAGGATTTTGAAGCCTATTACAGCGCCTTTGTGCAACTGGAATGGTCCCCCGTGGAGAACGTGACGGTAACGCCCATGGCCAGGTACGGGTACAACGGCGGTTATAACGTGGACTATGACGACGGCTCCAACTGCATTGACTGGAGCCTGGGCGTGACGTGGCGGTTTGCGGAACATTATTCCCTTTCCGGCTCCGTCAATTATTCCCAGGCGGCTACGGTGCTGCGCCGCAGGGACGCCGGGGACGAGTTCTGGGTGGGCTTCCGCCTGGGCGTGGAATTCTAA
- a CDS encoding response regulator, whose product MSDLPADILVIDDERQIRRLLNLTLTGAGYHVRECENGQLGLSETALKRPDAIILDLGLPDINGLEVLKQLREWTQVPILILTAWDREDEKVDALDAGADDYLTKPFSGRELLARLRVMLRRNRPDREPSVFRLGSIIVDLSSRRVEKGKEEIHLTSKEYGILRLLLLHQGKVMTHRQLLREIWGPQHEEDTHYLRVHIAHLRQKLGDSDPENRIIRAESGLGYRIVADGAE is encoded by the coding sequence ATGAGCGACCTTCCCGCAGATATCCTGGTTATTGATGACGAACGGCAGATACGCCGTCTCCTGAACCTGACGCTGACCGGCGCAGGCTACCATGTCCGCGAGTGTGAAAACGGGCAGCTCGGCCTGAGCGAGACCGCTCTGAAACGGCCGGACGCCATTATTCTGGACCTGGGCCTTCCGGACATCAACGGACTGGAAGTGCTCAAACAGCTCCGGGAATGGACGCAGGTTCCCATTCTGATCCTGACGGCCTGGGACAGGGAGGATGAGAAGGTGGACGCCCTGGACGCCGGGGCGGACGATTACCTGACCAAGCCGTTCAGCGGCCGGGAACTGCTGGCGCGCCTGCGCGTGATGCTGCGGCGCAACCGGCCGGACAGGGAGCCCTCCGTATTCCGGCTGGGATCCATCATTGTGGACCTGAGCTCCCGGCGCGTGGAGAAGGGGAAGGAGGAAATCCATCTGACCTCCAAGGAATACGGCATTCTGCGCCTTCTGCTGCTCCATCAGGGCAAGGTGATGACCCACCGCCAGCTTCTCCGTGAAATCTGGGGCCCCCAGCATGAGGAAGATACGCACTACCTGCGGGTGCACATCGCCCACCTGCGCCAGAAGCTGGGGGATTCCGATCCGGAAAACCGCATCATCCGCGCGGAATCCGGCCTGGGGTACAGAATTGTGGCGGACGGAGCTGAATAA